Proteins encoded within one genomic window of Haloferax volcanii DS2:
- a CDS encoding SprT-like domain-containing protein, producing MTHGTKRAAEAYDAVESHEELIRWSRAYCTRAVAAHGFDVMLGPVCWEVSTRAKRRAAAVKTPTIENASVGRAIDWSARANGFGESTPPECTMSLSWRAFESFDREEWSATLRHELVHVEQFQAFGATDHGPAFKRRAEAVDAPVRVRRFAEPKYTLSCEACGADVAYRYRECKLVRESSAYRSACCEAPLHCRKRRE from the coding sequence GTGACCCACGGAACGAAGCGGGCGGCCGAAGCGTACGACGCAGTCGAGAGTCACGAGGAGTTGATTCGGTGGTCTCGGGCGTACTGCACGCGCGCGGTCGCAGCGCACGGTTTCGACGTGATGCTCGGCCCCGTCTGCTGGGAAGTGTCCACGCGGGCGAAACGTCGCGCGGCCGCGGTGAAGACCCCGACCATCGAGAACGCCAGCGTCGGGAGGGCTATCGACTGGAGTGCACGGGCGAACGGGTTCGGGGAGTCGACGCCGCCCGAATGCACGATGTCGCTGTCGTGGCGGGCGTTCGAGTCGTTCGACCGCGAGGAGTGGTCCGCGACGCTCCGGCACGAACTCGTCCACGTCGAGCAGTTTCAGGCGTTCGGCGCGACCGACCACGGACCGGCGTTCAAACGCCGCGCCGAGGCGGTCGACGCCCCGGTTCGCGTCCGCCGGTTCGCGGAGCCGAAGTACACCCTCTCTTGCGAGGCCTGCGGCGCTGACGTGGCCTACCGCTACCGCGAGTGTAAACTGGTCCGCGAGTCGTCGGCCTATCGCTCCGCGTGTTGCGAAGCGCCGCTACACTGTCGAAAACGGCGGGAGTAG
- a CDS encoding DUF1028 domain-containing protein: MRHVPGTFSIAARDPEANVYGAAVTTGTVAVGATCPYVSAGGAAVTQSYTKPEHGRDAVARAEAGERIDDAFESLLDDDDHAAYRQVHGVGAGGEFAFTGGECVSWAGHRVGDDYTVAGNMLAGEGVVEATAEAYEAADGDMAERLVSALEAGESAGGDDRGELSAALLVHAPTPEFYHNLRVDLSDDPVADLRGLLSEARRAKAQIRRETDAQFGDYPDEILEFGVKY, from the coding sequence ATGCGACACGTCCCAGGAACCTTCTCGATAGCGGCGCGCGACCCCGAGGCGAACGTCTACGGCGCGGCGGTGACGACCGGAACCGTCGCCGTCGGCGCGACCTGCCCCTACGTGAGCGCCGGCGGCGCGGCGGTCACGCAGTCGTACACGAAGCCCGAACACGGCCGCGACGCGGTCGCCCGCGCGGAAGCCGGCGAGCGCATCGACGACGCCTTCGAATCGCTCCTCGACGACGACGACCACGCCGCCTACCGACAAGTCCACGGCGTCGGCGCGGGCGGCGAGTTCGCCTTCACCGGCGGCGAGTGCGTCTCGTGGGCCGGCCACCGCGTCGGCGACGACTACACCGTTGCGGGCAATATGCTCGCCGGGGAGGGTGTCGTCGAGGCGACCGCCGAAGCCTACGAGGCCGCCGACGGCGACATGGCCGAGCGACTCGTCTCGGCGCTCGAAGCCGGCGAATCGGCGGGCGGCGACGACCGCGGCGAGCTGAGCGCCGCGCTGCTCGTCCACGCGCCGACGCCGGAGTTCTACCACAACCTCCGTGTCGACCTCTCCGACGACCCGGTGGCCGACCTGCGCGGCCTGCTCTCGGAGGCGCGGCGCGCGAAAGCCCAGATTCGACGAGAGACGGACGCGCAGTTCGGTGACTACCCGGACGAGATTCTGGAGTTCGGCGTCAAGTACTGA
- a CDS encoding dipeptide ABC transporter ATP-binding protein, protein MSAPSTATDAEADDGPLLDVRGLRTEFHTEGGPIVASNEVSFSLDRGETMGLVGESGAGKSVTGRSLMRLIDSPGEITGGQVVFDGEDLLQKTEAEMRDIRGNRIAMIPQDPMSSLNPVMTVGEQITETIRRHQDVSKSEARQLAIESMDDVGIPDAEERIDDYPHEFSGGMRQRVLVAIGFSCEPDLIIADEPTTALDVTTQAKILDLLNEMQEREGTAVLMITHNLGVVAQTCDHVGVMYAGNLVETAELGDLFDRPRHPYTRSLIDSIPEVDTDYDELPTLDGAMPDLGDLPSGCNFAPRCPHATEACRTGGDPSLDPVGDGSSRAACLHADDLDLSESTVPEAGAGRRDIDRTGEPLFEVRNLKKYFDAGEGILGNVHLSWEGGGLPTVERRHVKAVDDVSFDVYPGETVGLVGESGCGKSTVARTALRLLEPSDGEVYFEGQPLHELGSSEIRSLRREMQMIFQDPQSSLNPRKTVGQIVGRAMEKHGIATGEEKRERVGDLLERVGLSRAAASKYPHEFSGGQQQRVAIAHALAVEPKLIVCDEPVSALDVSVQAQILNLLNEIQDDENISFLFISHNIGVIRHICDRVAVMYLGKIAEFGRIEQVFSPPFHPYTESLLSAVPHANPDRETDRILLEGSVPSPINPPSGCPFQTRCPKKIGDVCEQDLPELEAVDGGDHYISCHLSDEEMSQRDSFITPSKRAETSPADSD, encoded by the coding sequence ATGAGCGCACCCAGTACCGCGACCGACGCCGAGGCCGACGACGGCCCGCTGCTCGACGTGCGCGGACTCAGAACCGAGTTCCACACCGAGGGCGGCCCCATCGTCGCCTCCAACGAGGTGTCGTTCTCGCTCGACCGCGGCGAGACCATGGGTCTCGTCGGTGAATCGGGCGCGGGCAAGTCCGTGACGGGGCGGTCGCTCATGCGCCTCATCGACTCGCCCGGCGAAATCACCGGCGGACAGGTCGTCTTCGACGGCGAAGACCTCCTCCAGAAGACGGAAGCCGAGATGCGCGACATCCGCGGCAACCGCATCGCGATGATTCCGCAGGACCCGATGTCGTCGCTCAACCCGGTGATGACCGTCGGCGAGCAGATTACGGAGACGATTCGCCGCCATCAGGACGTCTCCAAGTCGGAGGCACGCCAGCTCGCCATCGAGTCGATGGACGATGTCGGCATTCCCGACGCCGAAGAGCGCATCGACGACTACCCCCACGAGTTCTCCGGGGGGATGCGCCAGCGCGTCCTCGTCGCCATCGGCTTCTCCTGCGAGCCGGACCTCATCATCGCCGACGAGCCGACCACCGCGCTCGACGTGACGACGCAGGCGAAGATTCTCGACCTGCTCAACGAGATGCAGGAGCGCGAGGGGACGGCCGTGCTGATGATTACCCACAACCTCGGCGTCGTCGCCCAGACGTGCGACCACGTCGGCGTCATGTACGCCGGGAACCTCGTGGAGACGGCCGAGCTCGGCGACCTGTTCGACCGCCCGCGACATCCCTACACCCGCTCGCTCATCGACTCCATCCCGGAGGTCGACACCGACTACGACGAACTGCCGACGCTCGACGGCGCGATGCCCGACCTCGGGGACCTCCCGAGCGGCTGTAACTTCGCGCCGCGGTGTCCGCACGCCACCGAGGCGTGTCGGACCGGCGGCGACCCGTCGCTCGACCCCGTCGGCGACGGCTCGTCGCGCGCGGCGTGTCTCCACGCCGACGACCTCGACCTCTCGGAGAGCACGGTCCCCGAAGCCGGGGCCGGTCGCCGCGACATCGACCGCACCGGCGAGCCGCTGTTCGAGGTGCGGAACCTGAAGAAATACTTCGACGCCGGCGAAGGAATCCTCGGCAACGTCCACCTCTCGTGGGAGGGCGGCGGCCTGCCGACCGTCGAACGGCGGCACGTCAAGGCCGTCGACGACGTGAGTTTCGACGTCTACCCCGGCGAGACCGTCGGGCTCGTCGGCGAGTCCGGCTGCGGGAAGTCCACGGTCGCTCGCACCGCGCTCCGGCTCCTCGAACCGAGCGACGGCGAGGTGTACTTCGAGGGCCAGCCGCTCCACGAACTCGGCTCCTCGGAGATTCGGAGTCTGCGCCGCGAGATGCAGATGATATTCCAGGACCCCCAGAGCTCGCTCAACCCGCGGAAGACCGTCGGCCAAATCGTCGGGCGCGCGATGGAGAAACACGGCATCGCCACCGGCGAGGAAAAGCGCGAGCGCGTGGGCGACCTCCTCGAACGCGTCGGCCTCTCGCGGGCCGCCGCGAGCAAGTACCCCCACGAGTTCTCCGGCGGCCAACAACAGCGCGTCGCCATCGCGCACGCGCTCGCGGTCGAACCGAAGCTCATCGTCTGCGACGAGCCCGTGTCGGCGCTCGACGTGAGCGTGCAGGCGCAGATTCTCAACCTCCTGAACGAGATTCAGGACGACGAGAACATCTCGTTCCTGTTCATCTCGCACAACATCGGCGTCATCCGGCACATCTGCGACCGCGTGGCCGTGATGTACCTCGGGAAAATCGCGGAGTTCGGGCGCATCGAGCAGGTGTTCTCGCCGCCGTTCCACCCCTACACGGAGAGCCTCCTGTCCGCGGTCCCCCACGCGAACCCGGACCGCGAGACGGACCGCATTCTCCTCGAAGGGAGCGTCCCGAGTCCCATCAACCCGCCGTCGGGCTGCCCGTTCCAGACGCGCTGTCCGAAGAAAATCGGCGATGTCTGCGAGCAGGACCTCCCGGAACTCGAAGCCGTCGACGGCGGCGACCACTACATCTCCTGTCACCTCTCCGACGAGGAGATGAGCCAACGCGACTCGTTTATCACGCCGTCGAAGCGTGCGGAGACCAGCCCGGCCGACTCGGACTGA
- a CDS encoding ABC transporter permease — MATEQETDRGRFTITQSQRDRIARFVRKFRSNTKAMLGFSIVVLLVLVAIFAPVIAPYPIDATNIEDRSQAPSVEHPFGTDDLGRDIFSRVVMGSRISLYVGFGAISGALAVGAVVGVVAGYAGGLTDEILMRVMDAAMAFPPVLLALTLLVVLGPELSNVVIALAFVYTPYIARVSRSAALAERNEAYVEAAIARGESDSRIVFSEVFPNCMAPMLVQGSLNVSFAILAEASLSFLGLGAQPPRPSWGLMINTGRGFMQTAPWMLLFPALAIGIAVVGFNMLGDGLRDVLDPKVEAIE; from the coding sequence ATGGCGACCGAACAGGAGACCGACCGCGGTCGCTTCACCATCACGCAGTCACAGCGCGACCGCATCGCCCGGTTCGTCCGGAAGTTCCGCAGTAACACGAAGGCGATGCTCGGCTTCTCCATCGTGGTGCTGCTCGTACTCGTCGCCATTTTCGCGCCGGTTATCGCGCCGTACCCCATCGACGCGACGAACATCGAAGACCGCTCGCAGGCCCCGTCGGTCGAACACCCGTTCGGCACCGACGACCTCGGCCGCGACATCTTCAGCCGCGTCGTCATGGGAAGCCGCATCTCGCTGTACGTCGGCTTCGGAGCTATCTCCGGCGCGCTCGCCGTCGGGGCCGTCGTCGGTGTCGTCGCCGGCTACGCCGGCGGGTTAACCGACGAGATACTGATGCGCGTCATGGACGCCGCGATGGCGTTCCCGCCGGTGTTGCTCGCGCTCACGCTCTTGGTCGTTCTCGGCCCGGAGTTGAGTAACGTCGTCATCGCGCTCGCGTTCGTCTACACGCCGTACATCGCCCGCGTCTCGCGGAGCGCGGCGCTGGCCGAGCGCAACGAGGCGTACGTCGAGGCCGCAATCGCCCGCGGCGAGAGCGACTCGCGCATCGTCTTCAGCGAGGTGTTCCCGAACTGTATGGCGCCCATGCTGGTTCAGGGGTCGCTGAACGTCTCGTTCGCCATCCTCGCGGAGGCGAGCCTGTCGTTCCTCGGCCTCGGCGCGCAACCGCCGCGGCCGTCGTGGGGGCTGATGATCAACACCGGTCGCGGCTTCATGCAGACCGCGCCGTGGATGTTGCTGTTCCCAGCGCTGGCTATCGGCATCGCCGTCGTCGGGTTCAACATGCTCGGCGACGGACTGCGTGACGTGCTCGACCCCAAAGTGGAGGCGATAGAATGA
- a CDS encoding ABC transporter permease, with the protein MSMYNYVVRRVGFMAVTLFFVTLIAFAVTNILPGDVALLILGPNATEQSLEALQTQLGLNRPLYVQYIDWVVGLLQGNMGESLRFGEPVAQLIAERLPRSMMLAVAATLVAVVLSVPLGVYAAVNQNEAPDVSASMFAFVGISMPIFLWGLVFILVFAVWLNLFPTGGYVSPSDDLVGSLTRLVLPAGAMGFALTAYIMRMTRSSMLEVLSEEYINLARAKGMSQRVIVLRHALKNAIIPVITVIAFQFSYAFGGVVVLEEVFFWPGIGRLTLTAIQSRDIPLIQGCILVVALIYMFSNFAADLLYAYFDPRIRYGGDD; encoded by the coding sequence ATGTCGATGTACAACTACGTCGTTCGGCGCGTCGGGTTCATGGCGGTGACGCTGTTTTTCGTCACGCTCATCGCCTTCGCCGTCACCAACATCCTGCCCGGTGACGTGGCCCTGCTCATCTTGGGCCCCAACGCGACCGAACAATCGCTCGAAGCGCTCCAAACCCAACTGGGACTCAACCGCCCGCTGTACGTGCAGTACATCGACTGGGTCGTCGGGCTCCTCCAGGGGAATATGGGCGAATCGCTCCGGTTCGGTGAGCCCGTGGCACAGCTCATCGCCGAGCGGCTTCCCCGGTCGATGATGCTCGCGGTCGCCGCGACGCTCGTCGCCGTCGTGCTGTCGGTGCCGCTCGGCGTCTACGCCGCCGTCAACCAGAACGAAGCGCCCGACGTGAGCGCTTCGATGTTCGCCTTCGTCGGCATCTCGATGCCCATCTTCCTGTGGGGGCTGGTGTTCATCCTGGTGTTCGCCGTCTGGCTGAACCTCTTTCCGACCGGGGGGTACGTCTCCCCGAGCGATGACCTCGTCGGGTCGCTCACGCGACTCGTCCTCCCCGCGGGGGCGATGGGCTTCGCGCTCACCGCCTACATCATGCGGATGACCCGGTCGTCGATGCTGGAGGTGCTGAGCGAGGAGTACATCAATCTCGCGCGTGCGAAGGGGATGAGCCAACGGGTCATCGTCCTCAGACACGCGCTCAAGAACGCAATCATCCCCGTCATCACGGTCATCGCGTTCCAGTTCAGCTACGCGTTCGGCGGGGTCGTCGTGTTAGAAGAGGTGTTCTTCTGGCCCGGCATCGGTCGGCTGACGCTGACCGCGATTCAGAGCCGCGATATCCCCTTGATTCAGGGGTGCATCCTCGTGGTCGCACTTATCTACATGTTCTCGAACTTCGCCGCAGACCTGCTGTACGCGTACTTCGACCCGCGCATCCGCTACGGAGGTGACGACTGA
- a CDS encoding ABC transporter substrate-binding protein, protein MQENGKGSDSSDSTGDGTRRSRFDRRTFLGAAATTGAAALAGCTGGGSDDSTTEDSGSSGGSDDTESTETTAASGGKQGGTLQWGGAVPVQGLDPHIDTSAASKRVLENIYEEVVALQDDYSIEPHLAESMEQSDDNTLLTFNLRQGVTFHNGKEMTSEDVLASYERVQNGDYLATGFFDYVEELRAPDDYTFEVQLTEPFAPFLAKMATAELSVMPAENAEKDMVEEPIGTGPYVFESREIETSFTMSRNEDYWGASDEDGPFIDTIVKSEMPDPSVRLQSFLAGEYDFINGIAPKDVSRVEQAPDVRFEKQFPKSLVYLGLNCDVAPFDNKDARLALDYTIDKEKVAEAALYGTGQTTASPATPGSPWVNPDIEPRPRDLDKAQEHLDAAGMSDGFTATFKIPQSYPTQVQAAEVIAADAAEVGINLEIQQITWSTWLSDVYSNRDFQATTSSYLALWYPDVSFYKFLHPNGAFFFTNWVNEDYNALVEEARTIYDEQERADLYHQATEILHEERAGHLFLWWQPSLYGAASQYKGDIGAPDGSTLQFGDNWLDR, encoded by the coding sequence ATGCAAGAGAATGGCAAGGGGAGCGACTCCTCCGACAGCACCGGCGACGGCACGCGTCGCAGTCGTTTCGACCGCCGTACCTTCCTCGGGGCGGCGGCGACGACCGGCGCGGCGGCGCTCGCCGGGTGTACGGGCGGCGGTTCGGACGACAGCACGACCGAAGATTCGGGGTCCTCGGGTGGAAGCGACGACACGGAGAGCACCGAGACGACCGCCGCGAGCGGCGGGAAGCAGGGTGGCACGCTCCAGTGGGGCGGCGCGGTGCCGGTGCAGGGTCTCGACCCGCACATCGACACCTCCGCGGCCTCGAAGCGCGTTCTTGAAAACATCTACGAGGAAGTCGTCGCGCTGCAGGACGACTACTCCATCGAACCGCACCTCGCGGAGTCGATGGAGCAGTCCGACGACAACACGCTCCTGACGTTCAACCTCCGGCAGGGCGTCACCTTCCACAACGGCAAGGAGATGACCTCCGAGGACGTGCTGGCGAGCTACGAGCGCGTCCAGAACGGCGACTACCTCGCCACCGGCTTCTTCGACTACGTCGAGGAGCTTCGCGCCCCCGACGACTACACCTTCGAAGTCCAACTCACCGAACCCTTCGCGCCGTTCCTCGCCAAGATGGCGACGGCGGAGCTGTCGGTCATGCCCGCCGAGAACGCCGAGAAGGACATGGTCGAAGAACCCATCGGGACCGGTCCGTACGTGTTCGAGAGCCGCGAAATCGAGACCTCGTTCACGATGTCGCGCAACGAGGACTACTGGGGCGCGTCCGACGAGGACGGCCCGTTCATCGACACCATCGTCAAGAGCGAGATGCCGGACCCGAGCGTCCGCCTCCAGTCGTTCCTCGCCGGCGAGTACGACTTCATCAACGGCATCGCGCCGAAGGACGTCTCTCGCGTCGAGCAGGCCCCCGACGTTCGATTCGAGAAGCAGTTCCCGAAATCGCTCGTCTACCTCGGCCTGAACTGCGACGTGGCCCCGTTCGACAACAAGGACGCCCGCCTCGCGCTCGATTACACCATCGACAAGGAGAAGGTCGCTGAAGCGGCCCTCTACGGCACCGGCCAGACCACCGCGTCCCCGGCGACGCCCGGCAGTCCGTGGGTCAACCCGGACATCGAGCCGCGCCCGCGTGACCTCGACAAGGCCCAAGAGCACCTCGACGCCGCCGGTATGTCCGACGGCTTCACGGCGACGTTCAAGATTCCGCAGTCCTACCCGACGCAGGTGCAGGCCGCGGAGGTCATCGCCGCCGACGCCGCCGAGGTCGGCATCAACCTCGAAATCCAGCAGATTACGTGGAGCACGTGGCTCTCGGACGTCTACTCCAACCGCGACTTCCAGGCGACGACGAGCTCCTACCTCGCGCTCTGGTACCCCGACGTGTCGTTCTACAAGTTCCTGCACCCCAACGGGGCGTTCTTCTTCACCAACTGGGTGAACGAGGACTACAACGCGCTCGTCGAGGAGGCCCGCACCATCTACGACGAACAGGAGCGCGCCGACCTCTACCACCAGGCGACGGAGATTCTCCACGAGGAGCGCGCCGGCCACCTCTTCCTGTGGTGGCAGCCGAGTCTCTACGGGGCCGCCTCGCAGTACAAAGGCGATATCGGCGCGCCCGACGGGTCGACGCTCCAGTTCGGAGACAACTGGCTCGACCGCTAA
- a CDS encoding Zn-dependent hydrolase gives MRVNQQRLRSDIESNAEFGAVPTDEGRGRTVLTGSEADRRAREFFCERLRDAGLSITIDEVGNIVGRWEPESADPDAAPVATGSHLDSVPEGGIFDGPLGVYAGLESVRAMQDAGVEPVRPVEVVNFTEEEGQRFGGGLIGSAVAVGELGVAEALDIEDDDGIPLGDALADIGYRGDGRVDAADWDAWIELHIEQSERLEDAAVPAGVVTSIVGLSRCAVEITGEADHAGSTLMGDRSDALAAASEFVLDVERATNERGEVSETAVGTVGKLEVSPNAPNVIAGQVDLTVDIRDVAYDSIEYVIDEAEASLDRIEAERPVGAALSHPWDRKPVEMSERCRAALHDAGTDADLDTLDLHSGAGHDTMHVAAVTDAALLFAPSRDGISHNPREWTDWEDCADATRVLAGALADLATE, from the coding sequence ATGCGAGTCAATCAGCAGCGACTCCGCAGCGACATCGAGTCGAACGCGGAGTTCGGGGCCGTCCCGACGGACGAGGGTCGGGGGCGGACGGTCCTGACCGGCAGCGAGGCGGACCGGCGGGCGAGAGAGTTCTTCTGCGAGCGCCTCCGGGACGCCGGTCTCTCCATCACCATCGACGAGGTCGGCAACATCGTCGGCCGATGGGAACCCGAGAGCGCGGACCCCGACGCGGCCCCCGTCGCCACGGGGAGCCACCTCGATTCGGTCCCCGAGGGCGGCATCTTCGACGGCCCGCTCGGCGTCTACGCGGGGCTGGAGAGCGTCCGCGCGATGCAGGACGCCGGCGTCGAGCCGGTCCGCCCCGTCGAGGTCGTCAACTTCACCGAGGAGGAGGGCCAGCGGTTCGGCGGCGGCCTCATCGGGTCGGCGGTCGCCGTCGGGGAACTGGGCGTCGCGGAGGCGCTCGATATCGAGGACGACGACGGGATTCCGCTCGGTGACGCCCTCGCGGACATCGGCTACCGGGGCGACGGGCGCGTCGACGCCGCCGACTGGGACGCGTGGATAGAGCTCCACATCGAGCAGTCAGAGCGCCTCGAAGACGCGGCGGTCCCGGCCGGCGTCGTCACGAGCATCGTCGGCCTCTCGCGCTGTGCCGTCGAAATCACGGGTGAGGCCGACCACGCGGGGTCGACGCTCATGGGCGACCGCTCGGACGCGCTCGCCGCCGCCAGCGAGTTCGTCCTCGACGTGGAGCGCGCGACGAACGAGCGCGGCGAGGTCTCGGAGACCGCGGTCGGAACCGTCGGCAAACTCGAAGTCTCGCCGAACGCGCCCAACGTCATCGCCGGGCAGGTCGACCTGACCGTCGACATCCGCGACGTGGCGTACGACTCCATCGAGTACGTCATCGACGAGGCGGAAGCGAGCCTCGACCGCATCGAGGCCGAACGGCCGGTCGGGGCCGCGCTCTCGCACCCGTGGGACCGCAAGCCCGTCGAGATGAGCGAGCGCTGCCGCGCCGCGCTCCACGACGCCGGGACCGACGCCGACCTCGACACCCTCGACCTCCACTCCGGGGCCGGCCACGACACCATGCACGTCGCGGCCGTCACGGACGCCGCGCTGCTCTTTGCCCCCTCCCGCGACGGCATCTCGCACAACCCCCGCGAGTGGACCGACTGGGAGGACTGCGCCGACGCGACCCGTGTGCTCGCCGGCGCGCTCGCCGACCTCGCGACCGAGTGA
- a CDS encoding IclR family transcriptional regulator, translating to MADEHTTGSPRTLKTVSRAFDVVRALEELDGARVTELANHLDLSKSVVYNYLSTLRAEKFVVKEEDTYRLSLQFLLVGEYVRYQNILYRIGKPEIEELAEKTGEYAHLATEQHGLGVNLYKVSGEKAVGSDYQVNKLQRADYLHFSATGKAILAHLPKERVEWIIDQYGLPGKTEATITTREELFEELETIRDRGYSLNDEEEIKGLQAIGAPVTNRHGRVLGSISVSGPVRRMKQPEYHEQLIESVVNTANVIEVNVNMEESDDDFPTFS from the coding sequence ATGGCAGACGAACACACGACCGGTTCGCCGCGGACCCTGAAGACGGTGTCTCGTGCGTTCGATGTCGTTCGGGCGCTCGAGGAGTTAGACGGCGCACGAGTGACGGAGTTGGCGAATCACCTCGACCTCTCGAAGAGCGTCGTCTACAACTACCTGAGCACGCTTCGAGCCGAGAAGTTCGTCGTGAAGGAAGAAGACACCTACCGGCTGTCGCTACAGTTTCTCCTCGTGGGCGAGTACGTCCGGTACCAGAACATCCTCTACCGCATCGGCAAGCCCGAAATCGAGGAACTCGCGGAGAAGACCGGCGAGTACGCGCATCTGGCGACCGAACAGCACGGACTGGGCGTCAATCTCTACAAGGTGAGCGGCGAGAAGGCCGTCGGGAGCGACTACCAGGTGAACAAGCTCCAGCGCGCCGACTACCTCCACTTCTCGGCGACGGGGAAGGCGATTCTCGCGCACCTCCCGAAAGAGCGCGTCGAGTGGATTATCGACCAGTACGGGCTGCCGGGCAAGACCGAGGCGACCATCACGACCCGCGAGGAGCTTTTCGAGGAGTTGGAGACGATTCGCGACCGGGGCTACTCGCTCAACGACGAGGAGGAAATCAAGGGCCTGCAGGCAATCGGCGCGCCGGTGACGAACCGCCACGGACGCGTCCTCGGCTCCATCAGCGTCTCCGGGCCCGTCCGCCGGATGAAACAGCCCGAGTACCACGAACAACTCATCGAGAGCGTCGTCAACACCGCCAACGTCATCGAGGTCAACGTCAACATGGAGGAGTCAGACGACGACTTCCCGACGTTCAGTTAG